A portion of the Clostridium gelidum genome contains these proteins:
- a CDS encoding alpha/beta-type small acid-soluble spore protein: protein MGSNNSGSNRTLIPEARQGLNKFKTEVASSIGLQNYEGTDKGNLSSRQNGSVGGEMVKRMVESYEKGL, encoded by the coding sequence ATGGGCTCAAATAACAGTGGAAGTAACAGAACTTTAATACCAGAAGCAAGACAAGGGTTAAACAAATTTAAAACTGAGGTTGCTTCATCAATTGGCTTACAAAACTATGAAGGCACAGATAAAGGAAACCTTTCTTCAAGGCAAAATGGAAGCGTTGGTGGGGAAATGGTAAAGAGAATGGTAGAAAGCTACGAAAAAGGACTCTAA